The Syntrophotalea acetylenivorans genome contains the following window.
CTCAAGTTTCAGGCGCCTTTATTCATGCAGTCCTTTTGCCATACCGCGGCCTATCCCAAACCGTCCGATGTGCTTATGCACCGTAAACTGCCCGACTTTATCAGTGAACGGGGAGGCGTGGCGCTGCGTCCCGGCGACGGGGTCATTCACTGCTGGTTGAACCGTCTGTTGCTGCCCGACACCGTCGGCACCGGAGGCGATTCCCACACCCGCTTCCCCTTGGGCATCTCCTTTCCGGCCGGTTCCGGTTTGGTGGCCTTTGCCGGGGCCTTGGGTTTTATGCCCCTGGATATGCCCGAGTCTGTTTTGGTGCGGTTCAAGGGGACCTTGAAGCCGGGCATCACCCTGCGTGATTTGGTCAACGCCATTCCCTATGCCGCTATTCAGCAGGGACTGCTGACCGTGCCGAAAAAGAACAAGAAAAATATTTTCAACGGCCGCATTCTGGAGATGGAGGGACTGCCTGACCTCAGTGTCGAACAGGCTTTTGAGCTGACCTGCGCCGCGGCCGAACGGAGTGCCGCCGCCACCTGTATCGATCTCTCCGAAGCCAGTGTGGCCACCTTTCTACGTTCCAATATCGCCCTGATGCGGCGCATGATCTCTGATGGTTATCAGGATGCAGCAACTTTGCAGGCACGTATCGACGCTGCCGAGAACTGGCTGCAAAAGCCGCAACTTCTGCGGGCCGATGGCCATGCCGAGTATGCCGCGGTGATTGAAATCGATCTGGATCAAATCGATGAACCCCTGGTTTGCTGCCCCAACGACCCCGACGACGTTAAACCCCTGTCGGCTGTAGCCGAACAAGCGATCGACGATGTCTTCATCGGTTCCTGCATGTCCAATATCGGTCAGTTTCGCGCCGCTGCTGCCCTTTGGCGGGGGCAGGAATATACCGGTGCAGTGCGTACCTGGCTTTGCCCTCCGACACGCATGGATCAGCGGCAACTTAAAGAAGAGGGGCTGTTTACTTTGTTTAGCGCCATCGGTGGACGGATCGAACCCGCCGGTTGTTCTTTATGCATGGGTAACCAGGCCCGGGTACCCGATAAGGTTCAGGTTTTTTCCACCTCCACCCGCAACTTCGATAATCGCCTGGGCGATGGTGCCCAGGTCTATCTCGGTTCGGCAGAGCTGGCTGCCATGGTCAGCATGCTCGGCCGCATGCCGAGCGTCGAGGAGTATTTTAAGCTTTTTGCAGAAAAGGTTGCGCCCGTTGCCGACGAGGTATATCGCGGGTTGCAGTTTGATGAAATGGAGGGCTACCAGTCTTAGCCGGCAAACAGTAGCAGTTCTGTCACGTCCTAAAATAGATTGACGGTTTTTTCAAGCCACCTCCCTTGCGGAGGTGGCTTTCTTATGTACTTCTTCTGGTGTTTTCATGTCTAAGCTGAGGTGTGGCCTCAGACGATTGTAGGTATCGACGGATTCCCGCACCAAACCCTTCAACTCACTCAAAGTCCGGCACTTGGTGATCAGAAACTCCTGCTTCAAAATACCATTTACCCTCTCGGCCAAAGCGTTCTGATAACAATCATAGCCATCTGTCATTGACGGCGTCATACCATGACGCTTTAGCTCTTGCTGGTAGATCGCTGAACAATATTGTAGACCTCGGTCTGAATGGTGTATTAACGCTCGGCTTGTCTGTCGTTGCTTAGCTGCCCGACGTAAAGCTTTTACGACCCTGTCAGCACGCATATTGTCACTGACTTCATAACCCATGATTTTGCGGCTATAGGCATCTGTGACCAATGATAGATAGTGAACACCTTCATCCGTTTCAACGTAGGTAATATCGCTCACAAAGGCTTGTTCGGCACAGCTGATCTCTTGACTGCCTAAACGATTCGGGTATTTCTTCATCCAATGTTTGCTGTGCGTCGTTTTTGTGTAGCGCTTGATCGGTGTCACCAGCAGTTGATGCGCTCTCAAATAGTCAAAAAAAGCGTCACGCCCCAACTTTATTCCCTGCTCAACAAACATGGGTTTCAACAAAAAATACAGTTTGCGCGTACCAAGCCGCGGCATAAACCGTCTGACCTCCATCACCATTGACTTGACGGGTGCCAACTCTATGCTGCGCTGCTCACTGCGTTTTTCTCTTTGATAAACGGCTTGCCGGGTGATGCCAAGGAGCTTACAAGCGCGGCTTAGACTCAGCCCTTTTTGTTTTTGAAGGCGTCTCGCTCCTTGGCAATATACTTTTTTCGCAGTCCCGTTCCGTGCTCTGCATCCAGGATATCCACCACTTCATTCAACAACAGATTGCGAAGACGTTCATCCTCAAGTTCGCGCTCGAGTCGCTTGATTTTCTGTGCGGGACTTTCTTTGGCTTTGGGAGATTTGGGCATGGTCATCCTCACAGGTTGGGTCCAATCCAGCCTTCCGTGTTTTCGCAACCATTTTAACACTGTCGAGCGGCCCTGGATGCCATAAATCTTCTGAGCCTGCTTGTAGGTCATGTCGCCTTTTTCTACGGCAGCAACCACCTGCAATTTAAAGCCCATGGTGTAATCACGTTGAGTACGTCTCTTCCGCTTACTTTCTGCTGTGTCCATAAATAAGCCTCCTAGCTGTAAACTTATTTCAGGACGGGACATTCAGTCAAAAAAGGCCGTCTCCCAAATCGGGAGACGGCCTTTTGGTTTGCGCCTAAAGTCTTTCTTTTAGTAGTTGCGTTTTGAGTGACCAGGCAAACGGTTATGAGAAGCCTTTAAACCCCAACCCCATATCTCACGCAAAGCCGCAAAGCCGCCAAGAGAATCAAAACCTGATTTTCAGGGTTTGCTTTGCGCCTTTGCGTCTTGAGAGAGCGAAGCGAACGGGCGTGAGGCCGCTTTTCAGGGTTTGCAAACGCTAGCCGAATTCAATCGCCAAACCGATCGTGCCATTGGTTGCAAATCGTTACCGCTCTAACCCCCAACCCTATATCTTACGCAAAGCCGCAAAGCCGCCAAGAGAATCAAAACCTGATTTTCAGGGTTTGCTTTGCGCTTTTGCGTCTTGAGAGAGCGAAGCGAACAGGCGTGAGTTCGCTTTTCAGAAGTTCTAAATTCAATCCGGATTCAACCGCCGAATCGTTCGTGCCATTTGTCGAAAATCACTACCTTGTCCTCACCGTGGCGGGCCAGGGAATTACGGACTTTATCAACGCTGCGCTCGAAGCCGAGTTTGGCCGGGTTTTTGGAAAAAAACAGGTCCGCGTAGGCGACGATCCGCTCCTCCAGGCTTAGGGGCAGCATATCCCGTACCGGCAAAGGTAGTTTCTGACGCACAATCTCTTCAGCGCTTAAACCGACACCGATGTGTCGCTCGCATACCAGTGCATGGCGTGGCAGGCCTTCGGCGTCGAGGAGTTCCCGTCCCTTGATGCCATGGCAGAGATAGGGCAGTGTTCCCTTGCATCCGAGCAGGGGGGCGGCGGTGAAAAGAATGCCGATGTCGTGCAACAGGGCCGCTTCGCGGACGAAATCCGTATCAACGGCGGTTTTCGGCATTCGGTTGGCGATGATAACCGCTTTTTCGGCGACTTGCTCGCTGTGTTGCAACAAAATGCGATGGGTGGTGCTTCCCGGTGGATAATGTTTTTCTATCAGTGCAATGGGGTTCACAGGAATAAAGCATTTCCGTTTTAGTAGGGTGTGAAGTTTATGGTCTCTTTTTTTTATAATATATTTCAGCCGGTTAAGGCCAGCTAAAATATGTTCAGATGTTGGATAGGTATGGTGACCTGTTGCAGATGTTCTATACTCTGAACAAGGGTTTACATCTTTGAAGGGGGCGATTATGGAGCAGCAAGTTGTTTTGCGAGGCCATTTGATCGATGACCAGATTTTGTCCCGGGTGCTGGACGCTATCGGTAGCCTCGGGGCTGAACACGAGATTGAAAAGCTCTCGGTCGGTCGTACCCGCCAGGATTGCAGCGAGGTGTTGTTGAGAATAACCGCACCGACCAGTGAAGTTTTGGCTGAAGTGCTGGAACGTATCGCTGTTTTAGGGGCTGAGCCTGTTGAGTTTCTTCCTGCCCGGTTACAACCCGCTCCCGGCGACGGTGTTTTGCCGAAGCATTTTTATGCTACCACCAATTTGCCGACGAAAGTTCTGGTTGCCGGACACTGGCTGTCTGTGACCGAAGAAGAGATGGATCTGGCCCTGGTGGTTTCTCCTGAACTGGATCGGGTCAGGGCGCTACCCATGACTGCGGTAAAGGCGGGCGATCAGGTCGTGGTTGGCGAACAAGGAGTGCGGGTCAGTTATCCTCCCCGGGTATCGGGGGAGCACAGTTTTCGCTTTATGAGCAGCAGTGTTTCGGCCGAAAAGCCCAAGAGTCCTTTGCTTCAGCAGGTCGTTGCCGCGGTTCGTCGCATCAAGCAGGCGAATAAAAAGGTTTTGTTGGTCGGAGGCCCAGCCATCGTTCATACCGGAGCCGGACCGCTCCTCGAGGAACTGATTCGCCAGGGGTGGGTCGACGTTCTGTTTGCCGGTAACGCCCTGGCGGCCCACGATATTGAGCAGGCGCTGTTCGGTACCTCTCTGGGAGTGCCGGTGTGCGGTGACCGGCCAAGCCGATCGGGCCATGCTCATCATCTATGGGCTATCAATTCCATTCGAGAGGCCGGATCCATTAAGGGGGCTGTTACCTCCGGTGTCCTCAATCGGGGCATCATGCACGCCTGTGTTACCCATCAAATCCCCTTTGTACTGGCCGGTTCCATTCGGGACGACGGGCCGCTGCCGGAGGTCGTCACCGATGTGCTGGTGGCTCAAGAGGCGATGCGCCAACAATTATCCGGGGTCGGTCTGGCTTTTATGATCGGCACCACATTGCACGCTATTGCTACCGGCAACCTGCTGCCTGCCCGGGTCTTTACCGTCTGTGTTGACATCAATCCGGGAGTGGTGACGAAGCTGCACGACCGTGGCAGTCGTCAGTCTCTGGGCATCGTTATGGATGCTGCTTCCTTTCTCGAACAGTTGGCTCGAGGGTTGGAAGTTGAAATCAGTAACGAGTGATGAGTGATGGGGCTTGAATCTGAAATCAGCCACTAACCACCGTCCACGTTCGTGGAGGTGTTCGGCAGAGTATTCAAAAACAACCACGCCCCAGGTAGCAGCGCTACGGCGAACAGTACCGCCATTACGCCAAAGGTAGGACGCAAACCGAGGTGGTCGGCGGCTAGTCCCACCAGGGGGCCTGTCGCAACGAACAGAATGCGAAAGGCCAGGCTGTGCAAAGACAGGATGCTGGCGCGGTTGCTGCGGCTACTGGCTTTTTGCAGGTGGTTGCGCATGATGGGGCCCTGCAGGCCGCGCATGGCTGTGAGCAGGTAATAGAAAAGGAAGCTCCACACTCCGGCAGTCAGTCCCAATCCCGCATAACCGGTGATAATCAGGACGATGAACAAGGCAATACTGCCGCGGTGCCCCCAGGCGAAATGCAAACGTTGGCTGATCAGCGAACAGAGGGCGATGGTCAGGTTGGCCCCCGCCCACACCGGTCCGAACCAGGCGAGGGGTACTCCGGTCTGTTGCATGTAGGGTTGAATCAGCCATACGGTATAGAAAGAGGCGATGCCGAGCACGGTGCCGAACAGGATCGTGGCCCGGACGTGACGGCTCTCCAGAAAGGCGTAGCGGCAGGTGTGCAGCGCTTCCATCAAGTGAGAATGGATGGCCGGTTCGGCTTCTGTCTCCGGTTCGATCAGAGTCAGGCAGAGTCCAAGCCCGAGTATCCATAGGCCGATCTGTCCAACAAAGGGCAGCAGGGGCCAGGCCGCATACATGACCCCCGCAAACAGGGCTCCGGCGGCCTCGCCCGTCTGGGCGCAACCGGTCATGCGCCCGTCGAAACGGGCATACTGTTCTTCCCTTCCCTGGGCACGCAATGTCTCAAAGAGCAGGGCACTGTCTGAACCGCTGATGAAAGCCCAGGCCCCACCGAGAATAATTTCAGCAAGCAGCACTCCGGCAAAAGAATCGGCTAGGGTGTAGAGGCTCCAGCCGCCGATGGCTAGCATGCAGGCCAGAGTCAGCGCAGTGCGGTAGCCCAAACGATCGCTGAGGTAGCCAGACGGATACTCAAAAAGGATACTGGCTATCGAAAAGATCGCCTGCAGCAGCAGAATATCGGTCAGACTGAGGCCGATCTGATCCTTCCAGAACAGAGTGATGATCGCCATCGGAAACAGAGTCATCTTGAGGAAAGAAAAAGCGTAGAGCTTGGGTATATTGTGTTGTAGTGGCATGGTACCGGTATTCATGGAATCACTTTCTCGCCCTTCAGGTCGAAAGCCGTTGATGAACAGCTTGGAAAACTGTCGTCAGAATAGCAATTCCGCCATGCATTTGCTACTCGTCTTAACAATCCCTTTCTGAGCTTCTCTTCATTCTATTGTTGCGCCGGTTTGGCTGTGCTATTGTTCGGCAATAACTGATTTGCTGCTTGAGTTAGGATGACGTTCGTCTGTCGGGGAGGTCGTGGGTGGCCAAACAGGTCGGTCTTCGCACTGAAATCATTTTTCATATCACCCTGTTGTTAGGGGCGGCGCTGCTGTTCGGTGGGTTCTTGATGCTTAAGCTGACCGAGCGGGAGCTGCTGAATCAGCGGCTTGATAACCTGAAGGCGACTTTGGAGGTCGTGGCTCTTTCCCTTGGTGAAACCTTGGCTGGTGAAGATGTCGAGCGTAATCAGGAGATGCGTGTTGCCCGTCTATGGCCTCTGTTGCCTGATGCCACCGCTTTGGGAGTTTGGCGGCTTAAAGGCAAAATTTTAGAGCCACTTTTTCTCAGTTCATCAAAGGAATCTTTGCTGAGCGACGGTCCCCAGTTGCAGGCCTTACGTTTTAGGGCTGAACCTCAAGACCACCTTGTCTATACTGGTGTCTGGTTACCTTGGGGAGGAACACCAACTTGCTATTTCAGTTCGACTCTCCCGCTTCGCCAACGGGGCAAACTCGCCGGTGTCTTGCAGGCCCGTTTCTCTCTGGATGAAGTAGCCGTCCGGGTCCGCTCCTCTCTGAAGATTTTGCTCGTATATGTTGTTATTTACGGTGCAGTCCTGTTTTTGTTTGGTCTCTATCTGCTCAACCGAAATGTGGTGCGCCCCATTGGTTTACTCTTGGATACGACTCGACGGGTAGCTGAAGGGAACCTTGATGACCAGGTGAGCGAAGAGGGACCTTTGGAAATCGCTTCTTTGGCCAGTTCATTTAATACCATGGTCTCGGCTTTACGGGAAAGCCGCCAGAATAGCGAAGACCATATTTACTCTTTACAACGGGCCAACGCAGAGCTGAAAGAGACCCGTAGTGAATTATTGCGCTCGGAAAAAATGGCTTCGGTCGGTCATCTAGCTGCAGGCATGGCCCATGAAGTCGGGAACCCTTTGGCGGCGGTAGTCGGATATCTGGCGTTGCTGAAAATAGAACTTCCGGCTGGTCGCCAACGGGAGATAGCCGAACACGCTGCGGTGGAGGTTGAGCGTATCGACCGCCTGGTTCGCGAACTGCTCGATTATGCCAAGCCGGGAGAAGAAAAAACCGAGAATTTCGACCCATTGACGGTTTTACGAGAAGCTTTATCGCTCCTCGATCATCAGGGACTTTTTGCCAATGTTGAAATTGTCGAATCGCTACCGCAACAGTTGCCTCAAGTGACCATGATTCGCCATCGTCTCCTGCAGGTCTTCGTCAATTTGCTGGTTAATGCCCGGGATGCTCTATTCGAGAAGGGTGAAATTTACCTGGCTGGTGGAGAGGCCGAGGATTCGGTTTGGATTCGTTTCGCCGACAATGGAAGCGGTATTGCCCCGCAGCATCTGCCCCACATCTTTGATCCCTTCTTCACTACAAAAGCGCCTGGAAAAGGACGAGGTTTGGGCTTAGCAGTTTGTTACCGTGTGCTGCAAGAGGCCGGAGGGGAGATTGAAGTGCAATCTGAACTCGAGCGTGGCAGCGCCTTTACCGTGCGTATGAAAAAGGAGGAAGACGAGCATGGGGACTAAGAAGAAAAAAGTCCTGGTCGTCGATGACGAAACCAGTGTGCGACACATGTTGCGCCTGGTCCTTGAAGGCGCAGGCTATGAGATGTGCGAAGCCGGCAGCGGAACGGAAGCTCTTCAGTTTTTGCAAGATAATTCCTTTGACATTATCTTGAGTGATATTCGCATGCCGGAACTGGATGGGCTCGGGCTGTTGCAGCAAATCAAAGAGCTGGGTGTCGATAGCATGGTGATCATGATGAGCGCATATGGTTCTGTCGATACGGCCGTGGAATGTCTTAAACATGGCGCCTACGATTATATTTCCAAACCCTTCAAGCCCGACGAGGTGATTCTTACCTTGCGCAAAGCCGAAGAGAGGATTCGTCTGCAGCGAGAGAACGTGAGGTTGCGGCAGCAACTCTCCCAAAAAAACGAGAGTCATAAGATTGTTTGTCGCAGTAAGGTCATGGACCGCTTGCTCACCTTGGTGACACGGGTTGCCGAAACAAATAGCCCGGTGCTTATTACCGGGGAAACCGGTACGGGGAAGGAATTGATAGCGCGGGCTCTGCACCAGCAGAGCGCCCGTGCTAAAAAACCTTTTATTGCTGTTAATTGCGGCGCCATCGCTCCATCACTGGTCGAAAGTGAGCTGTTTGGTCACGCCCGGGGTGCTTTTACGGGAGCGGTGCAACAGAAGGCCGGGCTTTTCGAGGAGGCTTCCGGCGGCACCTTGTTTCTTGATGAGATCGGTGAACTGCCGATGGATTTGCAACCCAAGTTGCTGCGAGTTCTTCAGGAAGGAGAGGTGCGCCGCGTCGGTGAGAATCGATCACGCAAGGTCGATGTGCGGGTGCTGGCTGCCACGGCCCGTGACCTGCGGAAGTTGGTGGCAAATGGTAAGTGGCGCGACGATCTATTTTTCCGTCTTGCCGTTGTGGAGATGCATATTCCACCACTGCGCGAGAGGCGGGAAGATATTGTACTGCTGGCGAAACATTTTGCCAGTGGCGTAGCGGCCAGAGAAGGTCGTCCAACCCCGGAAATCACACCGGGGGTTGCCGATACTTTGAAAAACTATTCCTGGCCCGGAAATGTTCGTGAGCTAGCCAACTTTATGGAAAAAACCATGATCTTCTGCCGAAACGATGTGCTTGATCTTGAGACTTTGCCCGGGGAAATGCGCCGCCGGGATCGTGATGCGACACATAAATACTCCCTTAAAGAAGCGGCCCTGCGTCTGGAAAAGGAATATATCCGCAAAGCTTTGGCGGCGACTGATGGCAATCGAACGCAGGCCGCAAAACTGTTGGAAATCAGTTTGCGCAAGCTGCTTTATAAAATAAAAGAGTACGAAATCGAATAGCCGTAACACGGGCTTCTGTAATGTAGCTAACACGCTAATCATCGATGCCGCTCCTGTTTTCCTGTATGCAAATCTCACCTTATCCCTTCGTTGTTTATGGTTCCTTTTGCTTTTTGAAAAACCAGAAGGCCCTCATTTAATCAACTGTATAGGTGGCTGGGTGTGCAAAAAGTGCACCCCTGGTATGTATCTTTTGCATTGTTTTGATGTGGGTTTAGATAAATATGGAAGAAAATTGCTATTTGTCGGGGCTTATGTCTTTGGCTTAATATTTGCATATAAAATTTCATAGTCAGGCATAATGCTTGACAAGGTTCGTCAATTTTTCGATTGAGGAGTTTAGATGTGAAGCGATTCAGTAACGAAGGATTCACTTTGATCGAAACCTTAGTGGTGGTAGTTATCCTTGCTATCGGCTTGGCTATAGCGATCCCCACTTTTATGGAGATGGGGCGAAGCAATGCCGTAAAGGCCGAAGCTCGTTCGCTCAAAAACCTGCTGGCGCGAACCCGGATGGATGCAGTGGAGGGCAATCAATCCCTTACCGCCACAATCAACGTGGCTACTAGCAGCTGTACTGTAACCGATACGGCTACCGGCACCGTTGTTTCTACTACCAATTTCGATGGGGTGCAGCTGATTCCCGCTCCGAACCCTTTGTCGATTGTTTGGAATTCCAGAGGAATGGTTGGCAATTTTTCGAGCATTAACCTGGTCGGCGCTGAAGCGACTTACCAAGTGTTTGTCAGTGCTGCAGGCAATGTCCGTATTGCCAAACAGTGAGAAGGAGAGATCTGTCGTGAAATCAAAAGCGGGCTTTACCCTGATTGAGGTGCTCATCGCCATGGTGGTGTCCATGATTATTATGGGGGGCGCTTATTCGGTGTTTATGTCGCAACAGAAAAATACCGTCGCGCAAACCGATATCAGCGATATTCAACAAAATCTGCGGGCGGCGATGGATTTTATGGCGCGGGATATTCGTATGGCTGGGTATGCCGGGACGGCAAACGGCAGTCTGGGGGATTTCGGTTTTGTTGAGGTGGGTTTCAGCGACTTTTCCGGCAATCCAAGCTCGGGGGCCATGGATCAGGGGTTTCTGCAATTTTCCTGGGACATGGACGACAGCAACTCCCGGATTGCTGGGGATGGAGAAACCGTTACTTATTCCCTCTCCAACAATACTTTGGTCGCTCCCGGCTCTATCGCTTTGATGCGGCAGCGAGACAGCGAGCTTGTTCGACAGCCGTTGGCCGGTTTTATCATTGCTTTGGGTTTGGCTTTTGCTTACGACGCCGACCAGGACGGCGAACTCGACCAGGATGCCGCAGGCAACGTGATCTGGGCGGTTGATACGCGCAACGACGGCGTCTGGGACAACTTGGACACCAACGGCGACGGGCAGATCAGTGCCGCCGATCTCGGTGGCGCAGCAGCTACCGGTCAAATCGCTGGAACCGCAACAGGGGTACCCCTCCGGCCGCAGGATATTCGCGCGGTGCGTATCTGGCTCCTCGGGCGTTCGGCGTCGCCGGATAATAGCTATACCGATAGTAATATATATACTGTCGGCCCCAATGTCATTCAGCCGAATAACAATTTTCGCCATCGATTGCTGGAAAGAACCGTGCTTTGCCGCAATATGGGGTTAAATCTATGACTACAGTGAAAAACAATAATCAGAAGGGCTTTTCCCTGCTGGAAGCACTCATCGCCATGGTGCTTTTGAGCATCGGTTTGCTGGGTGCAGGGTTGATGCAGATCGGCAGTATAAAGGCTAATACCAATGCCGAAAATCGCACTTTTGGTGTCGGCTTGGCGCAATCGGTAATGAACGACCTTCGCTGTCAACCTCTGGATTTTGTTCTTACGCCTGACGATCTTTTGGATGATGAGGATGGCGACGGGGCGGGCGGTTTAAATGATGGCATGGCCCTTGCCGGTGCCAATCCGATTCCGGCCAATGCCGATCAATCTCTGGGGCAGATTACCGCCTCCGATGGCAGGAATTACACGATATTCTGGAACGTTGCCGATAATGTGCCGGTAAATGGGGCCAAAACCCTTAGGCTCTTCGTCTATTGGAACGACCAAAGATTTGGCGTGAACAAGGTTATCATGACCACTGTGTTGGGAGGCTTTTATCTATGAACAAACCAATTACAGCCAAAGGTGTTTTGGTTATCCTGGCTGATCAGCAAGGCTTTGCTCTAATTACCGCCGTGATGATGCTGTTCGTCGCCATGGTTCTGGGCCTGATGGTAGTGGATTCCGCGGATATGGAGATTTTGCTTTCCGGTGGACAACAGCGCTACGAGGAGAGCCTTAATATCACCGAAGGGGGATCGGGCAGTGAGGCCGCTGCTATTGGCACGGGCAATCCTATTAATTGGGCCGGACCCAGTCGCTCTTATGCCGTGGTGAATCCATCGATACAGAATCAAATTCTTTCACCCGCCACCTCCAGCGACGCCCTGTTCGACCCCGGCGGCGACATGACACTGCCGGGGACAGCCTATACTGTCACCGCTGCCACCACTCCCGAACTGTGGCCCACGGAAAATCTGCTGAATTCCACCGCTGCTGCCGATGATCGTTTTGATTATCAATACCGAGGTACTTACCTGCGCGATGATGCTCCCCCAAAGGGGTACGACGTGACCAAATTCAGCGGTTATCTTTTTCAAATCGAAGCCCAACGAAATACGCTGGTTGAGATGGGCGGCAGCAAAGTCGGCCCGAAAATGAGCCTGTAAAGGAGACCCTTATGTCCAGATACCAGTTGAGAAAAGCTCTACTCGCCTCAGTGGCTTGCCTGTCTCTGTTATTGCCGGCCAATATCACCCGGGCTGTTGACACCGATATCTACCAGGCCAATGTTAAGCAGAATGCTTATATTCTTCTCGACAACTCAAGCAGCATGGATTTCGGGGTGTACGAGAGCAATATCGATTATGCGGCAATGTTTGAATATTTGTATGCCATGGGTGATGTAGACGATACCATTGCAGGGGCCTATTTTCATAACAACCACAACGACCGAACTAAGGTTTATTTGTTGAAGGGTAATATAGGGGTGTCAATTATTAACATCGATGGTGAAGACCGTGCTTTTACCGGCGATGCGGCAGACCCCGACTACCTTTGGTATGTCAATGACCTGGTAGACCTTCATGTATACATCGATTCCAGCGGAAATTTGACGACCGAATCTGGGCAGACTGCTCGACTGAGCGTTGACGGTGACGGAAATATCCTTCTTGATGGTGTCGCCCTGCCCCTTGGTCAAAATCGGAAGCTTCATGACTACAAGACCCTGTATGACGGATCGGTGGTGGACGAAGGGGTAGGCGGATTGCTTAACGCGCCCGGCTATTATTTCAGCGGTTTGGAAGCTGTTGGCTCCGATGCAGGCGATCACGATAAGGCCGAAGATGGTGATACAGAGGTTTATTTCTTTATTACCGGTAACTGGATCAACATGCAGCAAATGTATAACCTGCATTACATAGCCAACCCGCCCGGTGACCCTGCCCTGGGCGATCCGGCTTGGAAGCATGAGTTGTTTCCGATATCAGCCAGTGACTGGAGTGTTACCAATAATGTGGTCGATTACCCGGAAGGAACCGGCAATTATACCAATAAGTTAAGCGAAGCCGACACGGTGAGGACCATCACCCATCCGGGGGCCGCTCAGATCCAGGTTCACTTCAGTATGTTTGATGTGGAAGGAGACAGTAACTCCAGTAAATTTAGTAATGATTATGTGGCCCTCTATGACGGAGAGGGCACGTTGGTCGCCCAGTACGACAACGACAACAATCCGCAGGGGGATTGGTCGCCCACGGTTACTGGGGATACGGTCCGCATCGCTTTAAAGAGTGATAAGGGTGTGGTTAAAACAGGTTATACCATTGATCAGTATCGCACCACCTATTCCGCTGATTCCTATTTGATGCAGAACCGCCTGGATGTGGCGAAAGATGCCTTGCTTTATGTCATCGACGAAT
Protein-coding sequences here:
- a CDS encoding pilus assembly FimT family protein, whose translation is MKRFSNEGFTLIETLVVVVILAIGLAIAIPTFMEMGRSNAVKAEARSLKNLLARTRMDAVEGNQSLTATINVATSSCTVTDTATGTVVSTTNFDGVQLIPAPNPLSIVWNSRGMVGNFSSINLVGAEATYQVFVSAAGNVRIAKQ
- a CDS encoding prepilin-type N-terminal cleavage/methylation domain-containing protein encodes the protein MKSKAGFTLIEVLIAMVVSMIIMGGAYSVFMSQQKNTVAQTDISDIQQNLRAAMDFMARDIRMAGYAGTANGSLGDFGFVEVGFSDFSGNPSSGAMDQGFLQFSWDMDDSNSRIAGDGETVTYSLSNNTLVAPGSIALMRQRDSELVRQPLAGFIIALGLAFAYDADQDGELDQDAAGNVIWAVDTRNDGVWDNLDTNGDGQISAADLGGAAATGQIAGTATGVPLRPQDIRAVRIWLLGRSASPDNSYTDSNIYTVGPNVIQPNNNFRHRLLERTVLCRNMGLNL
- a CDS encoding type IV pilus modification PilV family protein, which encodes MTTVKNNNQKGFSLLEALIAMVLLSIGLLGAGLMQIGSIKANTNAENRTFGVGLAQSVMNDLRCQPLDFVLTPDDLLDDEDGDGAGGLNDGMALAGANPIPANADQSLGQITASDGRNYTIFWNVADNVPVNGAKTLRLFVYWNDQRFGVNKVIMTTVLGGFYL
- a CDS encoding pilus assembly PilX N-terminal domain-containing protein, with translation MNKPITAKGVLVILADQQGFALITAVMMLFVAMVLGLMVVDSADMEILLSGGQQRYEESLNITEGGSGSEAAAIGTGNPINWAGPSRSYAVVNPSIQNQILSPATSSDALFDPGGDMTLPGTAYTVTAATTPELWPTENLLNSTAAADDRFDYQYRGTYLRDDAPPKGYDVTKFSGYLFQIEAQRNTLVEMGGSKVGPKMSL